In Liquorilactobacillus nagelii DSM 13675, the following proteins share a genomic window:
- a CDS encoding M20/M25/M40 family metallo-hydrolase translates to MDDSDQFVQQNQQEFLAIFKRLLRFQSTSGNDSQIEQTVAFLTRLLKKLFNCQIEVLSTAGSPVILCQLGSFESNNKPILFYGHYDVMAADDLDKWQTDPFELTFKDGRLYGRGAGDNKGQLLAVIFGLYMFQQLHQSFPCPIKLVIEGEEEKGSPHLNQTVQQLAGNQLQDVETVFVIDGSFNFAGQHVLRLGNRGLLGVEITLRTNDTDLHSGNFGNVAGNPVLVLHQLLGKLYDFKQQRVLIPHFYEGIEPLTPAELALLAELPSPKISGKGQRDFFNSSVSQVDYYRKLMFEPTFNVNGIQGGFFGQGIKTIIPGQVKVRIDFRLVSGQKVVKIQKSIQQLLAPWNKILTIKYLGAIPPYYAGVGSELQRQVIQGIRQIDSQAVIEPVMPGTVPNYVWQDNLAAQVFTIPLANFDQHNHAPNENISLTAFLQGIKIIYQLIKIYQV, encoded by the coding sequence TTGGACGACAGTGATCAATTTGTTCAACAAAATCAACAAGAGTTTTTAGCGATTTTTAAAAGGTTGCTCAGGTTTCAAAGCACTAGTGGAAATGATTCGCAAATCGAGCAGACAGTAGCTTTTTTAACCCGATTGCTTAAAAAGTTATTTAATTGTCAAATCGAAGTTTTGTCAACGGCTGGTTCACCAGTTATTTTGTGTCAACTTGGTTCATTCGAAAGCAACAACAAACCGATTTTATTTTATGGGCATTATGACGTAATGGCAGCTGATGACTTGGATAAATGGCAGACAGATCCTTTTGAGCTGACTTTCAAAGATGGTCGGCTTTATGGAAGAGGTGCAGGCGATAACAAGGGACAACTGTTGGCAGTGATTTTTGGGTTATATATGTTTCAGCAATTACATCAGAGTTTTCCTTGCCCAATTAAGCTGGTAATCGAAGGAGAGGAGGAAAAGGGCAGTCCGCATTTGAATCAAACAGTTCAACAGCTAGCTGGTAATCAGTTGCAAGATGTCGAAACAGTTTTTGTAATCGATGGTTCTTTTAATTTTGCCGGACAACATGTTTTACGATTAGGAAATCGTGGTTTATTAGGAGTGGAAATTACGCTCAGGACAAATGACACTGATTTGCACTCGGGAAACTTTGGCAATGTTGCTGGGAATCCAGTATTGGTCTTGCATCAACTTTTAGGAAAGCTATATGATTTTAAACAGCAGCGAGTTTTAATTCCGCACTTTTATGAGGGTATTGAACCACTTACTCCGGCAGAACTTGCACTTTTAGCTGAATTACCATCACCTAAAATTTCAGGTAAAGGACAAAGAGATTTCTTTAACTCATCAGTTAGTCAAGTTGACTATTATCGAAAATTAATGTTTGAACCGACATTTAACGTCAACGGAATCCAAGGTGGTTTTTTTGGACAGGGGATTAAAACTATCATCCCTGGTCAAGTTAAAGTTCGTATTGATTTTCGCTTAGTTAGTGGGCAAAAAGTTGTTAAAATTCAAAAATCAATTCAACAGCTTTTAGCACCTTGGAATAAAATTTTGACAATTAAATACTTGGGTGCGATTCCACCTTATTATGCGGGTGTGGGTAGCGAATTGCAGCGGCAGGTTATTCAAGGAATCCGGCAAATTGATTCACAGGCAGTTATTGAGCCAGTGATGCCAGGAACTGTTCCTAATTATGTTTGGCAAGATAATTTAGCAGCTCAGGTTTTTACTATACCTTTAGCAAATTTTGATCAACATAATCATGCACCCAATGAAAATATTAGTTTGACAGCCTTTTTACAAGGAATAAAAATTATTTATCAATTAATTAAAATTTATCAGGTTTAA
- a CDS encoding metallophosphoesterase, with the protein MQLRLNSNETFKICQLTDIHLGASPLIGKSQQTLAALEKFLSVNSFNLIMITGDLIWGKLVKDPQAVLYKLYDLLNKFEVPVAVTYGNHDTEGKFNRQNLRNLESHLIFPADKHHSFITADRENYTLEVFRDNGELAHLIYVWDSGSYSKWQNKEEYAAIEPEQIEWFNHLPYKRAASSIELGFLHIPLKEYQLATEKIIQGKKKEKICSPVTNSGLFYSLARKQNVKAIFAGHDHDNNFIGEYRGLKLGYGNITGYNAYGTLPRGVRVIELMNDCFKTETQLFE; encoded by the coding sequence ATGCAACTAAGACTAAACTCAAATGAAACATTTAAAATTTGTCAATTGACGGATATCCATTTAGGAGCATCTCCGTTAATTGGCAAAAGTCAACAAACATTAGCAGCCTTGGAAAAATTTCTATCTGTCAATTCTTTTAATCTAATTATGATTACTGGTGATTTAATCTGGGGGAAACTTGTTAAAGATCCCCAAGCAGTTTTGTATAAACTGTATGATTTGTTAAATAAATTTGAAGTTCCTGTAGCGGTTACTTATGGCAATCATGATACAGAAGGAAAATTCAATCGACAAAATTTACGTAATCTAGAAAGTCATTTGATTTTCCCAGCCGATAAACATCATTCATTTATTACAGCTGATAGAGAGAATTATACACTTGAAGTTTTTCGCGATAATGGTGAATTAGCACATCTGATTTATGTTTGGGACAGTGGTTCATATTCAAAGTGGCAAAATAAAGAGGAATATGCAGCTATTGAACCAGAACAAATTGAATGGTTTAACCATTTGCCATATAAAAGAGCAGCTAGTAGCATTGAACTTGGATTCTTGCATATCCCGTTAAAGGAATATCAACTAGCCACGGAAAAGATTATTCAAGGCAAAAAGAAAGAAAAAATTTGTTCTCCGGTAACTAATTCTGGTTTATTCTATAGTTTAGCACGTAAACAGAATGTAAAAGCAATTTTTGCTGGACATGATCATGATAATAATTTCATTGGTGAATATCGGGGCCTTAAACTCGGATATGGTAATATTACTGGCTATAATGCCTATGGAACATTGCCACGCGGTGTTAGAGTAATTGAACTTATGAATGATTGTTTCAAGACGGAAACGCAACTATTTGAATAA
- a CDS encoding LysR family transcriptional regulator: MRLLQLRYFIITAELQNITHSAKKLHISQPSLSRTIIELEKELNCNLFIRNSRSIILSEKGKHFYRKVKSSLNILDTAVQEVQTSQSPFEKVISLRCEKSSQIIPAVMQNLKQRLPNVDIQLVQRGFEDDWLDHCDFEFSTQKIKNNKNILLLKEEIFLAVSLESDLATHDFVELTDLKEQKIIMSQPNPLRSIIENFFAKNNITLRPRFVTSDITTQHQLAKSNFGVCFVPQYTWLYSNFSDTILMHLGPQKLFRNIYLSFPPSKANKKFHAQVMELIIRYFKNITEK, from the coding sequence ATTAGACTATTACAGCTTAGATATTTTATAATTACTGCTGAATTGCAAAATATCACTCATTCTGCCAAAAAGCTCCATATTTCTCAACCTTCTCTAAGCCGAACAATTATTGAATTAGAAAAAGAATTAAATTGTAATCTTTTTATTAGAAACAGCCGATCGATTATTTTAAGTGAAAAAGGCAAGCATTTTTATCGCAAGGTTAAAAGTTCGCTTAATATTCTCGATACTGCCGTTCAAGAAGTGCAAACCAGTCAAAGTCCTTTTGAAAAAGTTATTTCTTTACGTTGTGAAAAATCATCGCAAATTATTCCTGCTGTTATGCAAAATTTGAAACAAAGACTCCCTAATGTTGATATTCAACTGGTTCAACGCGGCTTTGAAGATGATTGGCTGGATCACTGCGATTTTGAATTTTCTACCCAAAAGATCAAGAATAATAAAAATATTTTATTATTAAAAGAAGAAATATTTTTAGCTGTCAGTCTGGAATCGGATTTAGCTACTCACGATTTTGTCGAACTAACCGACTTAAAAGAGCAAAAAATTATCATGTCTCAGCCTAATCCATTAAGAAGCATTATTGAAAACTTCTTCGCTAAAAACAACATAACTTTACGACCACGGTTCGTGACAAGTGATATAACAACTCAACATCAATTAGCTAAAAGCAACTTTGGCGTCTGCTTTGTTCCCCAATACACTTGGTTGTATAGCAATTTTTCAGATACTATTCTAATGCATCTGGGACCGCAAAAGCTTTTTAGAAATATTTACTTGAGTTTCCCGCCAAGTAAAGCAAACAAAAAATTCCACGCTCAAGTCATGGAATTAATTATTCGTTATTTTAAGAATATTACAGAAAAATGA
- the rbsD gene encoding D-ribose pyranase, whose amino-acid sequence MKKTTVINSQLSSVIANMGHMDWLGVGDAGMPVPKETPKIDLALTKQIPSFIEVLKNILTELKVQKIFLATEIKIQNPKQLEEIKKILPDIEIAYIPHSELKKDLKNCHAFVRTGEMTPFSNIILESGVTF is encoded by the coding sequence ATGAAAAAAACAACGGTTATAAATTCTCAGTTATCAAGTGTAATTGCAAATATGGGACATATGGATTGGTTAGGAGTAGGAGATGCTGGAATGCCTGTACCTAAAGAAACTCCTAAAATAGATTTGGCTTTAACTAAACAAATTCCAAGTTTTATTGAAGTTTTGAAGAACATTTTGACAGAATTGAAAGTGCAAAAAATATTTTTAGCAACAGAAATAAAAATTCAAAACCCTAAACAACTTGAAGAAATTAAGAAAATATTACCTGATATTGAAATTGCATATATACCTCATAGTGAGTTGAAAAAGGATTTAAAAAATTGCCATGCTTTTGTTAGGACTGGAGAGATGACACCCTTTTCAAATATCATTCTAGAATCGGGAGTGACTTTCTAA
- a CDS encoding TetR/AcrR family transcriptional regulator, translating into MVQKRRRGADLEQAIYQAALQLLKNKGFSSLNFTDVADLAKTSKSVIYRRWQTPFSLAVAAIQDKIKAENQGRTDELTLTGHSLREDLLQLLHRFIISMQTFRDFQITELLGKAIQEQDTTIQQLISEGNAIDLIALDHVLKRAKKRGEIIKTDLPKEIRLLPFDWLRFQLFTNQPLNEHKLELLVDDVLLPIYQSNRKTN; encoded by the coding sequence ATGGTTCAAAAACGTCGTCGTGGTGCTGACCTCGAACAAGCAATTTATCAAGCTGCTTTACAGCTTCTGAAAAATAAGGGGTTTTCAAGTTTAAATTTTACCGATGTGGCAGATTTGGCTAAAACCAGTAAATCAGTTATTTATCGTCGATGGCAGACACCATTTTCTCTAGCAGTTGCCGCGATTCAAGATAAGATAAAAGCAGAAAATCAAGGTCGAACGGATGAATTAACTTTAACTGGACATTCGTTACGCGAAGATTTATTACAACTACTACATCGATTTATTATTAGCATGCAAACATTTAGAGACTTTCAAATTACCGAACTGCTCGGGAAAGCAATTCAAGAGCAAGACACAACGATTCAACAATTAATCAGCGAGGGAAATGCGATCGATCTTATCGCGCTTGATCATGTTCTTAAACGGGCAAAAAAAAGAGGCGAGATCATAAAAACAGATCTGCCTAAAGAGATTAGATTGTTGCCGTTTGACTGGCTAAGATTTCAACTTTTTACTAACCAGCCTTTAAATGAACACAAATTAGAATTGTTAGTTGACGATGTTTTATTACCAATTTACCAATCTAACCGTAAGACCAATTAA
- a CDS encoding DHA2 family efflux MFS transporter permease subunit, with protein sequence MNKKIPKSTIIIAWVVVFGAMAPLLDSTMINIAINTLVSSFNSSVTTVQWTITCYVLATGIAVPFSSWLLNKFDGKHVFMFSEVLFGIGSILAAISPNIQFLIGARLIQGFAGGLIMPLLTTLLVQTAGAAVMGQMMSTVGLPMILGPLIGPVIGGVIIKFLSWQWIFWINVPVTLTSLGLIIWKMPNYPAQNKSAKLDLIGTLLLIGSSSSIIYGMVKAAHKANFSNSSTLTFLAMGTSLLIIYVIWGAIRGGKAVIPLNLFKHGSFNGSIIGLFIAGTVLNGAMLLLPLLFQNVRHMSVLMASLALIPQGLGMLISRPLTGQLTDSIGAKYVVIVSAFIAFVGTIPFYWTTQRTSYWIIAVVLLVRGIGAGGILMPLMADSYTGMKNDQIPSVTIGSRILQNIGSAFGSSLVTTVVTAFSASHVKSFRHQLKMGSIKPTSDQLATFIHQHLVTIRLEAFQQGFLMISLAVLLIILPALLLSNKIKSKG encoded by the coding sequence ATGAACAAAAAGATTCCAAAATCTACCATCATCATCGCCTGGGTTGTTGTTTTTGGCGCAATGGCACCATTACTTGATTCAACAATGATCAATATTGCTATTAATACGTTGGTTAGTAGCTTTAATAGTTCTGTCACAACAGTTCAATGGACCATTACCTGCTATGTCCTAGCAACTGGAATTGCTGTGCCATTTTCAAGTTGGTTGTTAAACAAATTTGATGGCAAACATGTGTTTATGTTTAGTGAAGTTTTATTCGGTATCGGATCTATTTTAGCCGCGATTTCACCAAATATTCAATTTCTAATTGGAGCGCGTTTGATTCAAGGATTTGCTGGTGGTTTAATCATGCCATTACTGACCACCCTTTTGGTTCAAACTGCCGGGGCTGCTGTTATGGGACAGATGATGTCGACGGTCGGTTTACCCATGATCTTGGGCCCGTTGATCGGACCAGTCATCGGCGGTGTTATCATCAAGTTTTTGTCTTGGCAGTGGATTTTTTGGATTAACGTTCCTGTGACCTTGACGTCACTTGGTTTAATTATTTGGAAAATGCCTAATTACCCTGCTCAAAATAAATCCGCCAAATTAGATCTTATTGGGACATTGCTCTTAATTGGATCCAGTAGCAGTATTATTTATGGCATGGTTAAAGCTGCTCATAAGGCCAACTTTAGCAATTCATCAACACTCACTTTTTTGGCAATGGGCACCTCACTACTAATTATTTATGTTATTTGGGGCGCAATTCGGGGGGGAAAAGCGGTCATTCCGCTTAATTTGTTTAAACACGGATCTTTTAATGGATCAATTATTGGCTTGTTTATTGCCGGAACCGTTCTTAATGGTGCCATGCTATTGTTACCACTTCTTTTCCAAAACGTACGTCATATGAGTGTGTTGATGGCCTCATTGGCTTTGATCCCCCAAGGATTGGGAATGTTGATTTCTCGCCCGCTCACTGGCCAATTGACTGATTCAATTGGTGCAAAATATGTTGTTATTGTTAGTGCTTTTATTGCTTTTGTTGGGACGATTCCTTTCTACTGGACTACTCAGAGAACATCTTACTGGATTATTGCCGTTGTTCTACTGGTTCGTGGAATTGGTGCTGGGGGAATTTTAATGCCATTGATGGCCGATTCTTATACCGGAATGAAGAATGATCAAATCCCGAGTGTGACAATTGGTTCCCGAATTCTGCAAAATATCGGAAGTGCCTTTGGATCATCGTTAGTCACAACGGTCGTAACTGCTTTTTCAGCTTCGCATGTTAAAAGTTTTCGGCATCAATTAAAAATGGGCAGCATCAAACCGACATCAGATCAATTGGCTACTTTTATCCATCAACATTTAGTTACTATTCGACTTGAAGCATTTCAACAGGGATTTTTAATGATTTCTCTGGCGGTTTTGTTAATCATTTTGCCAGCTCTGTTGCTTTCTAACAAAATAAAATCAAAAGGATAA
- a CDS encoding MFS transporter, which produces MEKSYQKKPKLVFGLLYFAFIICFIDRSAVNITLSYIGTDFHLDATQLGVVSSAFFFSYALMQIPGGWLADKFGSKLTVLVAILMWSIFTVLTGFAWSLASLLVIRILFGIGEGAFPSASLKEIAEEFSFTQRSEATSAIISSNYAGSAIAPLIIAPVIAALGWRVAFHLMGIIGLIFVLIYYFTLRPIKQRQSNANEPKKKINWKRSLTNPVVWQFFLVVLGLSVITKGLDSWMPTYLLRVRQINLAGIAWLVPLPSISAGVAAILSGYLMVHFFKNREKWLIAVSCLLATIFMFGMYKSTSLSYVIVFEILTYFFKGLAFSGCFAFFAQLVTGEAYGSAVGIVNFGGQLAGFVAPIIIGVLIEHFNNSYSAAFLFLVVCAAFSFIVSLTFNAKELRDNQQRVIDENN; this is translated from the coding sequence ATGGAAAAGAGTTATCAGAAAAAGCCGAAATTGGTTTTCGGATTATTGTATTTTGCATTTATTATTTGTTTTATCGATCGTTCAGCTGTCAATATCACATTATCATATATTGGGACAGACTTTCATTTAGATGCTACTCAATTAGGGGTCGTTTCAAGTGCATTTTTTTTCAGCTATGCCTTAATGCAGATTCCTGGCGGTTGGTTAGCTGATAAGTTTGGTTCAAAGTTAACTGTCCTGGTTGCTATTTTAATGTGGTCAATTTTTACAGTTTTGACGGGATTTGCTTGGTCATTAGCATCATTGTTAGTCATTCGGATTCTTTTTGGAATTGGTGAAGGAGCTTTCCCATCAGCCAGTTTAAAAGAAATTGCTGAAGAATTTTCTTTTACTCAGCGGTCTGAGGCAACTTCAGCAATAATTTCATCTAATTATGCGGGTTCAGCAATTGCGCCATTAATTATTGCACCAGTTATTGCCGCTTTAGGCTGGCGAGTTGCTTTTCATTTAATGGGGATTATTGGTTTAATATTTGTCTTAATTTATTACTTTACATTACGACCAATTAAACAACGTCAATCGAATGCAAATGAACCCAAGAAGAAAATCAATTGGAAAAGATCGTTAACTAATCCGGTTGTTTGGCAATTTTTCTTAGTTGTTTTGGGATTAAGCGTTATTACAAAAGGTTTAGATTCTTGGATGCCAACTTATTTATTACGTGTACGGCAGATTAACTTAGCAGGAATCGCTTGGTTGGTACCATTGCCATCAATTAGCGCTGGGGTGGCAGCTATCTTATCTGGCTATTTGATGGTCCATTTTTTTAAAAACCGAGAAAAATGGTTAATTGCAGTTAGCTGTTTGTTAGCAACGATCTTTATGTTTGGCATGTATAAATCAACCAGTTTAAGCTATGTTATTGTTTTTGAAATTTTGACCTACTTCTTTAAAGGTTTAGCGTTTAGTGGGTGTTTTGCCTTTTTTGCTCAACTTGTTACTGGAGAAGCTTATGGATCGGCTGTTGGAATTGTTAATTTTGGTGGCCAATTGGCTGGTTTTGTGGCTCCAATCATCATTGGAGTGTTGATTGAACATTTTAATAATTCATATAGTGCTGCTTTCTTATTCTTAGTTGTTTGTGCCGCCTTTTCCTTTATAGTTTCGTTAACTTTTAACGCTAAGGAACTGCGTGATAATCAACAGCGAGTAATTGATGAGAATAATTAA
- a CDS encoding IS3 family transposase has protein sequence MDTKRNWRRWKSSKAGICHDNASIEFFFNLLKRGCLNKYQINMLIDLRKLVSDYVKCFNNVRTPRNKNDLTPVKYRHQAMSA, from the coding sequence TTGGATACCAAAAGAAACTGGAGAAGATGGAAATCAAGCAAAGCAGGCATTTGTCATGACAATGCATCAATTGAGTTTTTTTTCAACCTGCTCAAGCGTGGATGCTTAAACAAATATCAGATTAATATGCTGATTGATTTGCGTAAACTAGTAAGTGATTATGTAAAATGTTTCAATAATGTCAGAACCCCAAGAAACAAAAATGACTTGACTCCTGTAAAATACAGGCATCAAGCCATGTCAGCTTAA
- the rbsK gene encoding ribokinase: MNSVTVIGSLNIDTTLQIEKFPLPGETIKALNKSSTAGGKGANQAVAAVRSGALTNFIGKVGNDQSGEFLVEALKEENIDVSGIGVAKNIGTGTANILLDKNGQNSIIVYGGANNKNLSQEVAESSNKIKQSDFLIGQFEIPQSETVRAFLIAKKNHVKTILNPAPAEKVERNLLDLTDIVVPNEFESEILTGIPVIDLSSMKANAKKFNEMGIANVIITLGEKGVFYSFSDNFGILLAMKVKAVDTTAAGDTFIGALSAELDPNFENLVSAINYAQRASALTVQRLGAQVSIPTNQEVNSI; this comes from the coding sequence ATGAATTCTGTTACAGTAATTGGAAGCTTAAATATTGATACTACGCTACAAATTGAAAAATTTCCTTTGCCTGGTGAGACAATTAAGGCTCTAAATAAGAGCAGTACTGCTGGAGGAAAAGGAGCTAACCAAGCTGTAGCGGCAGTTAGATCAGGAGCTCTTACAAACTTTATTGGTAAAGTGGGGAATGATCAATCTGGGGAATTTTTGGTTGAAGCTTTAAAAGAAGAAAATATTGATGTTTCTGGCATTGGAGTTGCAAAAAATATAGGGACAGGTACTGCTAATATTTTACTCGATAAAAATGGTCAAAACAGTATTATTGTTTACGGTGGTGCAAATAACAAGAATTTGTCGCAAGAAGTTGCAGAATCAAGTAACAAAATTAAACAGTCCGATTTTTTGATAGGACAATTTGAGATACCACAATCTGAAACGGTTAGAGCATTTCTGATTGCTAAAAAAAATCACGTGAAAACTATTCTAAATCCTGCTCCAGCAGAAAAGGTCGAGAGAAATCTTTTAGATTTAACTGACATAGTGGTTCCCAATGAATTTGAAAGTGAAATATTAACCGGAATACCAGTAATAGATCTTAGCTCAATGAAAGCTAACGCTAAGAAATTTAACGAAATGGGGATTGCTAATGTAATTATTACGTTAGGTGAGAAGGGAGTGTTTTACTCCTTTTCAGATAATTTTGGCATTCTGCTAGCAATGAAAGTAAAAGCAGTTGATACGACGGCAGCTGGAGATACGTTTATCGGTGCTTTATCGGCTGAATTAGATCCAAATTTTGAAAATTTGGTATCGGCCATTAATTACGCGCAAAGAGCTAGTGCCTTAACTGTTCAGCGTTTAGGGGCTCAAGTCTCAATACCGACTAATCAAGAAGTTAATTCAATTTAA
- the fucP gene encoding L-fucose:H+ symporter permease, translated as MNNENHVVEEKRGWKQLADGYLDRTPIFQFILVSLIFPLWGAAASLNDILITQFKSVFTLNDASTAFVQSAFYGGYFLIAIPASIVIKKKSYKFAIMMGLIFYILGCGMFFPASRVATYTMFLAAIFAIAVGLSFLETSCDTYSSMLGPKKHANIRLNISQTLVPLGDMAGIILGKYLIFGSVGNLSETMSHMHGAERIAYGEKMLQLTLQPYKYILFILILILLILALTPMPKSKAVSLKSQTGDQPSLLETFKYLIKNSRFKKGVMAQFIYVGMQTTVWSFTIRLALDLNHSITDSDASTFMIYSYIAWFIGKLCANFLMNRFSLTKVLTIYSALGTVTLILTTFIPSMFAVWMAICTSFFFGPEWPTIYAHTLDTVEDKRFTETAGAFIVMAIVGGAVVPAIQGVVSDLTSSMQFSFIVPTICYVMVTIYFLFEYRYDLKHPELISENS; from the coding sequence ATGAACAACGAAAATCATGTAGTTGAAGAAAAAAGAGGTTGGAAACAATTAGCGGATGGTTATTTAGACAGGACACCAATTTTTCAATTTATTTTAGTTTCTTTGATTTTTCCTCTATGGGGTGCAGCGGCATCTTTAAATGATATTTTAATTACACAATTTAAAAGCGTTTTCACATTAAACGATGCTTCTACAGCATTTGTCCAAAGCGCATTTTATGGAGGATATTTTCTAATTGCAATACCTGCATCTATTGTGATAAAAAAGAAAAGTTATAAGTTTGCCATTATGATGGGCTTAATATTTTATATATTGGGGTGCGGTATGTTTTTCCCAGCATCAAGAGTGGCTACGTATACGATGTTTTTAGCAGCAATCTTTGCAATTGCTGTTGGATTGAGTTTCTTGGAAACGTCATGTGATACCTATAGTTCAATGTTAGGACCAAAAAAACATGCAAATATAAGACTAAATATTTCTCAAACATTAGTTCCATTAGGAGATATGGCAGGAATTATTTTGGGTAAATATCTAATTTTTGGTAGTGTAGGCAATCTTTCGGAAACTATGAGCCATATGCATGGAGCTGAAAGAATTGCATATGGAGAGAAAATGTTGCAACTTACTTTGCAACCATACAAGTATATTCTATTTATTTTAATTCTGATACTTCTTATTCTGGCTTTAACACCAATGCCAAAATCAAAAGCAGTTAGTCTTAAGTCACAGACGGGAGATCAGCCATCTTTATTAGAAACTTTTAAATATCTTATTAAAAATAGTCGTTTTAAAAAAGGAGTAATGGCACAATTTATTTATGTAGGGATGCAGACAACCGTTTGGTCATTTACGATTCGTTTAGCATTAGATTTGAATCATTCAATTACGGACTCTGATGCAAGCACATTTATGATTTATTCATATATAGCTTGGTTTATTGGTAAATTATGTGCAAACTTTTTAATGAATCGTTTTTCTTTGACCAAAGTCCTAACAATTTACTCAGCGTTGGGCACAGTTACTTTGATTTTGACAACATTTATTCCAAGTATGTTTGCAGTATGGATGGCAATTTGCACAAGTTTCTTTTTCGGTCCAGAATGGCCAACTATTTACGCTCATACATTAGATACAGTTGAAGATAAAAGATTCACTGAAACGGCTGGAGCGTTCATTGTTATGGCAATTGTAGGAGGTGCGGTTGTACCTGCGATTCAAGGTGTTGTATCAGATTTAACAAGTTCTATGCAATTTTCTTTCATTGTACCAACTATTTGTTATGTAATGGTTACAATTTATTTTCTATTTGAATATCGTTATGATTTAAAACATCCAGAGTTGATAAGCGAGAATAGCTAA
- the rbsR gene encoding ribose utilization transcriptional repressor RbsR has protein sequence MSKRTTIKDLSLATGVSITTISQILNGKGQRFSSETRNRVLKAKEKLNYIPNFNARNLILKNPGTIAILVPDISNSFFSTLIKGVQSIAIKNKFLPLIFNSSKNEDLERYYLNKAVERNINGIIIASSLINNTFIDNVLKKNKIPYLVLDQNATGEGDRIFIDDLQGGKIVADYLLSLDHRDFIVVLPKNPPRNVAARLDGFSKEINKFSSKKTSIKIFYSSLTKEGGYKAAARILKAKQKATAIFAINDEIAVGIYRMFHEKNINIPKKFSVIGYDDIEIDQYIFPNLTSVRQPAEKIGIEATKLLIKRINNPSKEKQFVKLPVELIIRESAQKIFRKKNHKI, from the coding sequence ATGTCAAAACGAACAACAATCAAAGACTTATCTTTAGCCACGGGAGTTTCAATTACTACTATTTCACAAATATTAAATGGTAAAGGACAAAGATTTAGTTCTGAGACAAGGAATAGAGTCTTAAAGGCAAAAGAAAAACTAAATTATATTCCAAACTTTAATGCAAGAAATTTAATTTTAAAAAATCCTGGTACAATTGCAATATTAGTTCCTGATATTAGTAACTCCTTTTTCAGTACTTTAATTAAAGGTGTTCAATCAATTGCTATAAAAAATAAGTTTTTACCATTAATTTTTAATTCTAGTAAAAATGAAGATTTGGAGCGATACTATCTTAACAAAGCCGTTGAAAGAAATATCAATGGAATTATTATTGCTAGTTCTTTGATAAATAATACCTTTATTGATAATGTTCTAAAAAAAAATAAAATTCCTTATTTAGTATTAGATCAAAATGCAACTGGTGAAGGCGACAGAATCTTTATTGATGACTTACAGGGTGGAAAAATTGTTGCAGATTATTTGTTGAGCCTTGATCATAGAGACTTTATTGTTGTACTTCCTAAAAATCCTCCAAGAAATGTCGCAGCTAGACTTGATGGATTTTCTAAAGAAATAAACAAATTTAGTTCAAAAAAAACATCAATTAAAATCTTCTACTCTTCTTTAACCAAAGAAGGTGGGTACAAAGCAGCTGCGAGAATTCTAAAAGCTAAGCAAAAAGCTACAGCAATTTTCGCGATAAACGATGAAATTGCAGTCGGTATTTATCGGATGTTTCACGAAAAAAATATCAATATACCAAAAAAATTTTCAGTGATCGGCTATGATGACATTGAAATAGATCAATATATTTTTCCAAATCTCACTTCAGTTAGACAACCTGCCGAAAAAATTGGGATAGAAGCAACAAAATTATTAATTAAACGTATCAATAATCCCAGTAAAGAAAAACAATTTGTAAAGTTACCTGTAGAACTGATTATAAGGGAGAGTGCTCAAAAGATCTTTAGAAAAAAAAATCATAAGATTTAA